From the Psilocybe cubensis strain MGC-MH-2018 chromosome 6, whole genome shotgun sequence genome, the window GGAGAACTGTACCATAGAATTCCCCATCACCGACTTTGGGGAGCAAATGGAGGGTAGGTTATGCCCTAAGTTGGTTTTATAAATGAGTCATAATTGGCGGAAGAACCTATCAAGAATTTTTCTCTTGATGGCTGTTTTTGGATTGATGCTTTCCGAGTATACCCTGGGAGGCACCTCTCTTGTCATAAAAGCAAATTGCAATGTTATTGATTCGCACATGGTGAGGCTATCTTTAGGGAAATTTCTCATGGTATGTTGCTTGGTATATTACTGTCGCTGAGTCTTGTTCCTAATGGGGTCTTCATCGGGCGAGTGTGAAATTCTGTAGCAGACTTAATTTGCCGGATACCAGTGCCAGTCGTTAGAGGTTGGAGTTGTGCGCAAACTGCATGGTGGGGCGTTGGGTTGACGTTGGGTTGTTCGTGGGACATTAAAAGACGCGTGGGACAAATGATAAAACACGGCTAGACGCGTCACCGGCACGAATCTACTTGTCGAAAAACAGTCGAAAAACCAACATGAACTCTGTTTATTTAttctcatcttcgtcatttTTACTGCACATTAAATGAGGATAATTACTCTACCTCTTACAACAGGACCCGCTCGAATATCTgcagctgctgctgctaacCAAACCCGGTTCACATACTTTGACTTTCAAAGTCCTATCAATGCTTTGCAGTCAGCGTCAGTCATGCCAGCAACTTCCAGATGGCTTCCAAATAGTGCCCAAATATCCAGCCTGGCTGCAATAAAAGCTGCTAGTGTGTGGTCTGAATTCGGCAAAGCTGAAGGAGGGTGGAAAGTCAGTTATGTTGTGGTATTCGCGCATTGCACTTTGCTTACTCTTTATTAATATAGTTAAAAGCTTATGAAACTGGACAAGCGCTTATAGACAAGACAGATTTTGAAGAGTTGGCTTTAAGAAGTTTCAATCCGTCCGATATTAATTGCCAAGATACTGTGAAAATTCCCCTGATATATCCCCCCTCTGTATTTCCACCCTCAGCATCTGCAGTTCTCGCTGAACTTCAAGCCCATATTGCGTCACGTATCGAACTTCATAAAAAGGGTTTGTATCTATGGTCGGCAGCCATCCCTCCTACTCTCCCGCTCAAACTTATTCGTAAGTTTTCACTTGCTTTGGAGCAATTTATTGCTGACTTTACATAGCTATCATTCCcaattttccatttttctaCTCTGCATGGCGTGCATGGTCGCACTATCAAGGTTAGAGTTTATGAATGTATCTTTTCTATCTCTGAAATACGCTTTTTTAGCCAAAACGTCTGCTGAATACTTGCAATCTCTACTCAAACACAATGCAATTGTTCCGGAAGCCAGCTCAGAGCTGGACGAGATATACCTAGTACGGCGGCAGCGTCTTACCATTGCGACGGCTGAATCTGATATACAGCGTGTGATTTTGACTCACGATGATATCCCCTCCctcgttttgttttgctctgTAGATTCGGCAAGCCTGAAACGGGCGATTGAACAGGTTGCAGACCGACTTGGTAGAAATTAGTACTACTATCATCTTTACCTTCAATGTATCTGGTCTTACCGGTGACGGGCCGTTGTGCCGCTTCAGTCTCCGCCGTAAACCTTTGATCATTTACTACCAACGAACGAGTCATTGTCCCGAATGCCTAAAGGTCCCCTAAAGCTCCACATTGATTCAGCTTCATGCCAGTTTATTCAATCTGAGCATTCTTCTGGGCAGTGTGTCTGCCACCTCGCAATGGCTATGTGCCGGTGGAATACGTCAGTGCGTGACAGAGCCGGCAGGAGACGCGATCAACGGGTATGTTCATGTTGACAATTACAACGGAATACACAATGGCCTCCTCATCTCGTCTGGGGGCTAGAATCAGTGCCATACCTCTTACAACCCCGTCGCGCATGCCGTCCTCTGCTGTGCCCACGTTCACGACAAATCGGCTGACATACTACCATTTTCAACTGCCGGATCGCACCAGAAATACAGCAGGGTGGTGGCCTGACAGAGCCAGGTCAGCCTTTGGAACAACGGAGAGTGGATGGAAGGTGAGTCACCACGTCCAGATCTCATTGAGTTGCTTGAGTTCAGATTTTTGTTTAGTTAAAGTTTCGCCATGCTTTACGACGGATGATGGACAAGATTGAATTCGAAGAGCATGCGTTGAAGGGGCTTAATCCTGCAACGGGTCCATCCATTCCCAACCGCAGTAGGATGCTCTGGAAATTCTGGGAGAAGCGAATAGACACGAACAAGCCAGTAAGTGGGTATACTATGTTTTCTGCCTGCTACCGACTCATGCAAAAAACAAGGTACAGATCCCTTTGCTATACCCCCCATCTCTCTTCCCTTCCCCTTTCTCCGCGCTTTCGGAGCTAAAGGCGCACTGTTCCTCCCGTTTATTAAGCCATCAAAGTGGATTCTGTCTGTGGTCTGTTGCTATCCCGTTCACTGCACTTGTCCACTTTATCCGTAAGTTGTCGTCAGCGAGCTGAGCTGCTGACATATTCACATTTGTGTATTGCAGCTGTGTTCCCCAACTTCCTATTCCTTCTCTCTGCGTGGCGTGTGTGGTCACATTACAAAGGTCTGTCTTGTTTTTCCTTTGCTAACGACCTGGTTTCTGAATGTAATCTAGCATACAAATCTGCAGTGTATCTACAAAAACTGCTTGACCATGACATGATCGTACCCGAAGCAAGCACCGAACTGGATACCGTTTACTTACGGCCTCCGGATCAATTTCAATCCTCCCAGAATCCAGGCGAGACGAAGTACACCGAATCCACTATTCCATCTTTACCGCGCCTCTTGCTGACACATGAAGACCTCCCTTTACTTCTGTCCATATTTGAGTCTTATGAGTCCAGACGGGAATCCGGTGCTGCCACATCCGCGGCTGCGGAGGTGAATTTGAGACGGGCAATTGCCCAAGTTCAAGAGAGGATTCAGTATACAGTTAAGCTACGCCTGGCGTGGCTACGCTGCAGTCATCGAGAGGCTCAAGTTTAAACGGATGTCCCATCCTGCTATGCATTACATGGTGCGTCTCTAATGTATATGCCAGCAGTGTATACTTGAGATCACTTACGAATGAATACATAGTAAAATATCAAAAGAACCGCCAGACAGGAAATCGGTAACATGAGCATATTGCAGTTTTCACGCACTGCATATTCCCATTGGCACATACTCCACAGGTCTCCAGTATCTATAACTGCGGATGTTGCTTCTTTCGCATCAATGGTTCGGAGGAGATGATGGGCGCGCTTGGACGCTTTGCTAGCCTCTTTTGAACGACACAATCTGGCTTGCGTCTCAGCCTGTCCCTTCAAAGAGAGCCCAACCATGAACTTGTTTTCCATGTGCTCAAACATCATTTCAGAGCGTTGGAAGAGGGCTAGTGCCTGATTCAATGTTCCGCGTACGCGATTCATTTCTGCGAGGTGGAATACGCAAAACCCCATCTGTGCATCGTTTCTCAGCGGCTTGAATTCCTCGAATGCCTCTTTGAGACCGGTCTCTGCTGCGTCGTAGTCTCCTTGTAGGTACAGGGCAATAGATTTCTGGTATAATGCAATTGCAGCCTCTCTCCTGGGGCCATGGACCAAATAATAGGCTCTTGCATTTGAAGAGTACCTGATGGACTCTGATTGGTTTCTGTTCCGGTATAATCTTCCAAGCTCTCGGTCACAATCGGCTCGGCAGGAGTGGTCTTCAGCTGGACAGGAATCCCTAACCGTTTCCAACGCCCGTAAAGCCTCTGAGAAGCTGTTGTCCTGGAAGTGGACGATTGCCATTCCACGTTGAGCGGAAGCTCTCTCCCGAAAATTTTCCTCAGATCGGTTATAAGCGCTGGAGTAAAGCCCCAAAGCACGCGTGTGGTCCCCACGAAGTCGATAAATCTCTGCTAGGTATATCTCAGCCTGAGATGTCCACCTTGTCTGTTCCAGGCTTCTTCCCATGTTTGCCGCTTCCTCCAAAGCATTTATTGCTTCAGGGTAATTGTCCAGTCTGAAATACAGTACCCCGAGCCGCAGCAAGGCAAGAGGATATATATGATTCACCATTTCCACTGAAAAAGGTGATTCATTGTCATGGTCAAGCTGTTGGGTAAATTTGTTAATCCCAAGCAACTTATTCCTCAAAATTTGGACACTTTTCTCGGCTATATCTGTGCTCGGCGTGTTCCATATAAGATAGTTGCAGTAGTCCATAGCAATCCATATGGCGGGTTCAAAATCGTGTTCCAAAGCATCTGAGAGGATAGCTTCTGCATTGATTTGCTCGTCAGATAGGCGCCGAGCATGAGACAGGAAGTCTTTGGCTCCTGGCTCGGCCCCTGCAGCATGAATCAACTGAAAGTAGAACTCCTTAATTTGTGCTCTATATTTGCCACTAAGAGCATGGTTTCGAAGCATATACGACCGTATAGTAGAGTGCATCTGTAATATGAATGGAGAGTTGGTAATCAGAGAGGTCCTGACAAGGACTGCTGCTACACGGTCGACATCTTGGATTCGTGAAATATCCCAAAGACTCTCATGCCTTATTCCGGATGGTAACGCTGCAATCATGCGTAGCAGTGTAATGGCGTTGGGCCGGGACTTTATCAAAGGACCTTCAAGTGACATTTCAATCCAGCGATCGAGGACGTCCATTGGATCACCATCGTGGACACCAAGTGAAGAAGTAAAATTATACTGGGCCATCAGCCCCCTGTTCCATATTTCTAATATCCTAGAGGTTGTATAGCTCTCCTGGGCAGATGATGCCATGAGAACAATAGGGAGTGGTATACAGTCAACGGCACGCAGCAAGTCTTCTAGTCGATCATCGATTGATCTTGAGGGAGCTAGGCTGGTAAATAATTGTTTTGACGCTTCTAGTGTCAGTGGTTCGATTGCGTCAAATTGGTGCCAAGACACACCGAGATGAGTAACAGGGTCGTAAGCATTGCGAGTGGTAAGGACAATTGTTAACTGCGTAAATTGCGACAGAAATTTGAGGATGTCTTCAACAGCTTGCTGCACTCCATGAGGCTCCCACATGGTTTCAAAGTTGTCCAAAACCAAAATTCGAGGGATATGATTGCTGGCCTCCAGAAAATATTTGATATCCTTTCGTCTATCATTCGACGCTGTAAGCTCCAGTCCTAGGCTGTCGGAAATGTATTCGAGGAGTTTTGATGCCTTCATGGTATCCTCTACTTTTGATGCTTCCCGACAACTAACCCAGTGCCGTGCATCTTGGAAATACTTGATGACGAGGGAGTCGTGAATAATCCCAATGGCTATTGTAGTCTTTCCCATTCCAGGACCACCTTTAATTGAAATATGCCTTTTGACCTTCAACTTATCCTTAAATTGAGAAAGGATCTTGTCTACGGCATCCTTGACGAGTTGATCGCGACCGTATATTTCTACAGCAGGAGGAAGTGATAGGATGTGAGCAGATGACGATGATACGTTATACTCTTTAAGAGTCAAGTTGAATGATGCGGCTGCACATAGTACCACTGCAGCAATGACACCTGTACAGGAGAAAAAGCAACCTTTGGATCTTCTTTGGTCGTTTGgggaagaagcagaagagaTGGAAGCCTGTGTATCctctttgtcttcttcatcctgaAACCTCGCTCTCTCTAGGGACTCTCCGGTCTCAGTACGAGGAAATACATTTATGTTTAATGTCCCGCTTAGGACCGGGGCATGTTGGATCTAATTGGGTGGAAAGATCTGTTAGCGAGAATGTTGGTGTAAGATTTGGAAAAAATACCGTTTTGGCAACAAAGGTGCCGCCTTGTACAAGTACGTTTTTTGCACCGTTCCACATGCCAGCCATGAGAAGGTCAATCAATGTCTTGTGAAGAAAGCAGACTATGCACTGCCGAGAAATATGTGCTCGGTCAATGTTCTATTAATAGATTTGCCACGCATCTCGCACGGGACAGGGACAGCAGGGTTACATTGCCTGCTTGATTTCTGATCACTGGGAAATAAAACAACGTATACTTGCGACAATTGATTGAATATTCACATTCATATCTCCAGCGATAAGACCGTTTTTATCATTTAAAGGGAAAAGGCGTTGTCTTCCACGTAGGTTTAAATTGGATACAAAATCAGATTCATACATGAAAATTGAAATACATATGCATATGCTTACACTACAGAGTATTTATCCCTTGAAATGTTCAGGTGTTTGTTGAATAAGAGCTATACCATTCCTGCCCGTGCAAAAATTTAGAGAAATCTAGGCGGATTGGATTATTTGCAAAGATCGCAACCGTGCTTTCCGGACGCTGTAATGCAGGCAAATACGTTTGGGGAATGCAGATGATCAATTCACCATGGACTCCGCGTATCCACCCGTCACCGTCCACTTTCGAAATATCGACAGAAGGCAATTCCTCGTGGCCGACTGTCTCCGCCTCTACCTTCCACACCCGAATTGTACAATCATCCGATCCAGACACAATCTGGTCTCCATTTTGCGAAAAGGCAAGAGAGTTTACAAAACCAACATGCCCTTTAAATGGAGGCAGAGACTTTACCAATGGGTAGGTGGCCCAATCCCATACAATGATAGTGTGGTCTCTGAGGGCGACAGCGATACGGGAAGGACTATGTAGCGATAGTGAAACTGAGGTGACCTGTGTGCCTTGGTCATCAGTAATATTCAATGAATCTTCCAGTATATCTCCTGTGTTAGAGTTCCAAATGGTGGCCGTGCCATCAATAAAGCAAGCGATTATCAGTTCTCCATCAGAGATGAAGCCAACATTGATAACGACTTTATCCCCACGAGCAACGAAGCGACGTTTCATACTTGCTTTTGTCTCTAGAACATCCCAAACCTGGATTACACCGCGTTGATGACCGATTACAAACTGTCGCCCATCCTGAGAAAAGTTCATAGAAACCACAGCGTCAGGATGATCAATGGGTAGGCGTTCAGTTACTGTCCCGGTTTCAGTATCCCACAGGAAGACGTCCCCATCTTGAGAGCCAGAGACAATTGTCTTTCCATCAGGGAAGAAACATACACAGCAAACGGAATCAGTGTGACCCACACAAGGCGATCCTTGCATCCGTCCGCTGTCCACCACATTCCAGATACAGAGTGTGCAATCATTCGAGGCCGATACAAGTCGTTCTCCATCCGGGGAAAACGAAAACCAATTTATTTGGCCAGTATGTCCATGTAGCGGTCCTGCTACGATGCAATCTGTCTCTGTATTCCACAAGCAGACTGTACCATCTTCTGAACCAGAAGCCGCCAAAGGGCTATTTTGGGAAGGAGACATTGCAACGGATCTAACTGGTCCAGTGAGTTTATAGGAGGGAACACTGCCTGTCTGTGGTGCGTGTTTGGCAGAATTGGCGTTCCATACTAGAATTATTTGATCTGCGATTGAAGCAATGCGCTGGCCGTCAGAGGAAAATGCCACTGAGCGAACACTTCCCGGAGGACCTATCAGTGGAACGCCGTCTAGAGCCTTTGTACTAGTGTTCCACAAGAAAAGCTTCCCGTCTGTAGAGCCGGAGACAAGGTGCTGCCCGTCAGGTGAGAATTTAACCGAGTTGACAGAAAATGCGTGGCCAGTTAGTGCTACAGGATTCGCCAGTTCTGATAAATCGTCCCATATATATGCATTCCTATCAAAGCATCCAACGGCAATTTGTTCGCTGTTCGGCGAGAAAGCTACCGAAGATACTATACTGGGGACACTCCAGGAAACAGTTGGGCCCAGAATTGTACCCTGTGCCGAGTTGAACGTCCATAGGCAAACATTGAGATCACCTGATCCAGACACAATACGCTTTCCGTTTGGCGAAAAGGCAATAGCACGTATGCCCTTTGTATGTGCAGTGACTGGGTTTCCAATCGTTGAACCTGTAGCAGCATCCCATACTCGAATGGTACAATCATAAGATGCAGAGACGACATAGCGTCCGTCTGGAGAAAACGCGACACAAGTTACAGAACCAGTGTGTCCAGTCCAAGGGCCTCCAACCGGGGTGCCTGTTGCCACATTCCATAAGCGAATTGTACGGTCACTAGAGCCAGAAAGTATATGCTGTGCGTTTGGAGAAAAGGCCACACTGTATACCTGGCCAGTATGTCCCACAAACCGGGTATTTTTGATAGCCCCCGTAGTAGAGTTCCATAGACATATAGGGCCATCAAGAAGGCCACAAGCTATCCATTTCCCATCCGGTGAGAACTCGACGCACACAATCAGAGTGTCCACCGATATGGAGAGTTCCATTGTTGGCCAATGGGATAAGCGCCCTTTTATGAGCGTAACTGATGAAGGAAATTTGATGGAATAGGTGCTGTAAATtctagaagaagaaggagcaAATGGGAGAGCCGATACGTATATGTGGGGTGTACTCATTGCAATTATCTTTCCAAAGTACCGAACGAATGTAAGGCCATCTGAAACCATGTCAATCAGCTCTCGAATTCTGTCTGTCATTTCACGCTATGCATAGAGATCAGCCACGATTGATTAACAAGAGAACAGGAGCATTACCGAGTCAGAAATGATCAAACCAATTTGAAGCCATTTTGTAGCAACGGTGATGGCTTCAACAGCAATTTGCACGTTTTGAGTGACACTAAGGATCTCCAACCAGAAAAGGAACTtgttgaaaaagaaagtTTCAAGTTTCTCAAGCAGTTCGATGCTGAACGCAGAGCGAGTCAAATGGTCACCCCAGAATCGGCAGGCATAGAGTAGAGCAGGAGAAATAAACCTATTAATGCGTGAATGGAGGTCGTCCACATCGGTGTTTAGGAGATGCGAGGATTCGAGTCGACAAATATTGAATGTGAGTTCATGTATCATCAATCCAAGACAAGCGTTCGCCAGTTCCTCATGCGCTGTAGAAATGTCAACAGAGAatgtaagattgggctcatcaggaaccagcacccccttaggtaagcaaaagttggcttacctccgaaccttttcaacccttctgcactcacactattctacatttttgaaccacagatatgtaggttatgcttctttgaacacatctgtggttttttttttcaaaaaaattttgatctcaagaagttataaagattttaatttttttcctttttttttagtctaacacgtcagaaatggtgttttctcgagtttgggagattttcgaaaatttgacaatgttcttttggccgcttatataatggtacacgtgaccacacgtgacaataagtcacgcctaagtaatacctctcagactcattatggacttccagagactacaatttgacctctgaggtgtaattctattattgtgggcataaaggctagtagtaaggattgtatatgcacatttatgaattttttttttttaaactttttgtctgaaaccattttccgtcaacataacttttgatttttttttcgagctggattttggccgctcttggcgccaagcccattgattacgtaagggtgctggtttctgatgagcccaatcttatgTGGATTCGATTCACTTATGAGGAAGTCGCGAAATGATGTATGAAGAGGCACAACAGGTAAGTGATGATTTCCAGAAGTGACGTTACTCATAAGTGAGCCCATGCATTCGACCACCGCGGGAACCGACTCGTCATCGTAGTCATCGTCGTGAACATTGAACCGTCGCAACTCAGTCAGGGTATCCACAGAAAGGGATTCAAACGCAGCCAAAAGCTGTCCCATGACTAAGCAAAACCTTGGACGCACGATGGTCCATTTGTCGGGTGTGAAATGTGCGGATAGCACTTCGGTGTACAGGCTGTAGAGGTTGGAGGCGAGCCCTTCACCAAATTTTTTGTCGTCTTCGCGACCGCCGAGAAGGCCACGTAGGCAGTCTTTCTCGGTATAACCTGCTGGACGCTTCTTGAGGTGTCCACAGGCAACTGAAGCCCATTGGAATAGCCCATTAGCTTTATTCACCAAATCGTCGCCATGTTTCTCGTATAGGTGGGGTTTCAAGTGGGTTTGAAAGTACAGGCGAATGTCGTCCTCCACTTTGGACGCTAGGTTGGGATCGTCCATCTGGATGATTTTGAATGGAGGATCAAGAATGGCGCGGAAATAAGACTCGATATTACCCTCTGACCTTGAGGTGATAAGCACACGAAAATTAAGAGGGAGCCTTTTAAGGGATCGCGAAAGGAAATGTGCCATCGTCTCCGGATCTCCGCTTTCGTCAAGGCCATCAATAACAATGAGGTCAGGAGTTTTCATGGCCTTCACTGCCAGAAGGGGCCTCAAAAGTAGAATTTCAAATAGCTGATCGAAGTCATCAGAAGTTCTGAGAAGCGTATTGTTAGCGATTATTTTGCCTAGCTCGAGTTTGAACAATGGATAGCGGTCAGCCATGTCGCGAATGATGGTTGTGAAAAGATAATGGTCCGTCTGCTTAGATCTCTGGGCCCGAACGAAAGAGAAGTAAGATCCGGGATGCTCATCGAAACAGAAGCGTGACGCGATTTCAAACGCTATGGACGATTTCCCAGTGCCCAGTTTGCCGAATAAGACGAGACAACGTACAGATTGCTGGTTGCTGATCCAGTCAAGAATGTATTCCAAGAAATCAGCGCGGGTGCCCTCGAGGCACCCTGATCTGTTACCAGCCATACTCCAACCAGATCTGTAGGGAAGATCGTTGATCTTCGCGTTAAAATCTGTGGCCCAAATACAATAAATGTCTTGAAAAACAGTGCAATATTTGGACGCACCTAAAGTTGTGGTGTCATTGGACAAGATACTGAGGCTCTGCTGAATCAGGTGCACAGCGATTTGCATATTGATGATGCCGTTGTCCACAAAGTCCCGCCTCAGGTTCGTAAGAGTGTCGCAGAGAGTTTGAATTTCATCACTCGCCTCTCCAGTGATGTTCTTAAACAAACGTTTAACTGAAAGGACCTAAGTAAAAGAAGTTGTTATGAAAACATATGGAGACATACCAAATTGTTTATCGCTCGCGTAGCGCTGGATAACGTCATTGCAAATGGAAACATGCTTTAACATGGTCTTGAGAATTAGCGCTTGATTCGAGCCTGGCTTAATAGCTACGAGAATGTCTTTCGCCTGTGTCAAATCGAATGTATCGCGCATAGCTTTGACCAGCATCACGACGTTTTGGTCTCGCTCGAATTGAGAAAGAATCATCTAGAATTTATATGAGCACAGcttcaagaaaaagatgCTTAGTGGGCACCTCGGGGAATGCAGAAAGAATACCCCAGGCCAATTCAGTATACGGGTGAATCTGTAGATCGTTAAAAAAGGTAACGGGAGGTCATATCAACGCACTTCTGCCACATCTTTCACTGTCTGCATAACCCATTGAACGTTCTCAACCACACCCCTCCACTCATCGTGGATATTGATTGCCTTGACGGTTCTATCAGCGTTATCCAGTGCTGATTCGGTCTCTTTTATCATCGAGTCAAGCGGTAAAACACTTGGTCCATTTAGAGTTACAGGATCGACAGGTTTAGATCGGCTTTCATGAACTTTGATGGTGAGGATAATTTTTAGCTCGTGCCCGTTGATAGTCATGACAGTGAATGTGGCCTCTAAATGCCACTGAGATTCGGATGCATCAGAAAAATCATCTATAACTCACCCCTTGCAGTGGATATAGCCTCAACTACCAGTTTTCCGATCATGATATCGCGAACCCGATGTTTTGCGTGCATAATTAGCGTCAAAGGCGAATGAGAACGTAGTGTGCTGATTGTAGTAGCGCGTTAGTGGGTATTTTTCTCGAAAAGAGGGGTCATACACATCACTCAGTTTCTCCTCCCACTCCACACAATGTTCAGTACTACGCACTGCCTTGGtcctcttcttgttcttcgCTTTCGTGCTGCCATCGATTGTGACGTAAAACGCCCTGTTTTCGCCGCCCCAGGTTTTGAGAGCTGGAAGCCCGCTTGCTCGGTGAACTTTCCTATCGTCATTAAGACCGAATTAGACGTAACAGCTGACCATAAGTACCTGTAATATCGACAACAAGATTGGAGTCTTGCATGTTGCCTTTCATTGATTCATTGACAACCGTAGCCAATTGGGTATGATCGCGAGAGGACAGTTAGACTGTGAACCGGCAATTCTCGGCTGGCAGACAGGAGGTGGTGATGCGTGACGGATGCATCCTAATTGGGAATGCCGAGTAAGTTCGGCATGGAGCCGGAGACAAGCCGGAACTACATAGTTTTTTATCGTTTTCTACATGTCTCATACCTGCATATTTACGCAGGTAATACGGTAAGGTATATTCTGAGTAGGCAACTCAAGTAGAGCGAGACGTCTTGAATAGTCACCTTTATTCAATCATTTTGAAGATTCTCGTTTTCTGGGGTTCTCACGCCCCGTCTTACTCGCATTGCGCGGCTGCCGTCACATCGAAACACATCGATAACTTTGCTATGGACCAGATCCTACACGATCTTCTCAAGACGAATGATCCTCCATCCAATGATATTATTCAGCTGATCCGAGGCATCCTTTCTGAACCGAGGAGGCAGCTGGAGGTGGTAAAGGCTGACATCCAACGCCTTGAAGAAATACAGGCTAATTTAGAAGCCACGATTCACCGCTACGACCCCATTCTGAGCCCAGTTCGTCGCATTCCCCCTGATATCCTCTCCACAATCTTTATGTACTGCCTACCGATGGATCGAAATCCAGATATGCGTGCGTCAGAGTGTCCTATGCTCCTGACTCGTGTCTGTAGCGCATGGAGGTCTCTCGCACTGTCTTTCCCTCGTCTCTGGACCCAGATACACATACCATATCTTCATTTATCAACTATTCCGCCGCGGTTTCTCTGGGAGGATGCACCAATTCAAGATGATGTAGACTTTGGTCAAAGTTCCGCCCCAGCATCCCAGCTGATTGAAACTCTTCGGCGTCGATGCGAGGGAGTCCAAGAATGGCTGACTCGATCAGGAGAGTGTGCATTGAAAATCTCTATATACTATCACACGCAGTTCTCCTGCAACCGTGATACCTATGGATGGTCCAAGGACTCAACCACCAGCATATTTCTATTAGCAGCTATCATGCCCTTTGCATCACGTTTTAGAGAACTGGAGCTAGACTCCCCGGATAATATCTACTCAATCTTTGAGACCGCGCTATCATCATGCATCCTCACCAATCTTGAAAAATTGAAGGTGTCCCTCAAAGATCCATATATTAAATATAATAATCTATCACTACCCCAAAATCTCTTCGGAGATGCGCCTAGCTTACGCTGTGTATCGATGAATAGACTTCCTGACAAAAACATCAATTCCCTAAGGACCAACACTTCATGGAGGAACTTGACCTCGCTTTCCATCTTTTTCGGCTGTACACAGCATCAAGTTATGATTCTGTTGGAGCGTTGTCCAAACCTACACCGTGCCCACTTTAGAATTGTAGATGACAATGCTTCGTCGTTCGCGGAATTTGCCAACGATGTTATACTGCCGAACCTCAAATATCTGTGGATCATTGAAGAACGAATCAGCAATCGACCCGGTGATGATATGGTCTACAATGGGTTGTACAAATATATACATGCT encodes:
- a CDS encoding hypothetical protein (Uncharacterized protein YDL183C); its protein translation is MRIITLPLTTGPARISAAAAANQTRFTYFDFQSPINALQSASVMPATSRWLPNSAQISSLAAIKAASVWSEFGKAEGGWKLKAYETGQALIDKTDFEELALRSFNPSDINCQDTVKIPLIYPPSVFPPSASAVLAELQAHIASRIELHKKGLYLWSAAIPPTLPLKLIPIIPNFPFFYSAWRAWSHYQAKTSAEYLQSLLKHNAIVPEASSELDEIYLVRRQRLTIATAESDIQRVILTHDDIPSLVLFCSVDSASLKRAIEQVADRLGRN
- a CDS encoding Striatin yields the protein MKGNMQDSNLVVDITVHRASGLPALKTWGGENRAFYVTIDGSTKAKNKKRTKAVRSTEHCVEWEEKLSDVTLRSHSPLTLIMHAKHRVRDIMIGKLVVEAISTAREATFTVMTINGHELKIILTIKVHESRSKPVDPVTLNGPSVLPLDSMIKETESALDNADRTVKAINIHDEWRGVVENVQWVMQTVKDVAEIHPYTELAWGILSAFPEMILSQFERDQNVVMLVKAMRDTFDLTQAKDILVAIKPGSNQALILKTMLKHVSICNDVIQRYASDKQFVKRLFKNITGEASDEIQTLCDTLTNLRRDFVDNGIINMQIAVHLIQQSLSILSNDTTTLDFNAKINDLPYRSGWSMAGNRSGCLEGTRADFLEYILDWISNQQSVRCLVLFGKLGTGKSSIAFEIASRFCFDEHPGSYFSFVRAQRSKQTDHYLFTTIIRDMADRYPLFKLELGKIIANNTLLRTSDDFDQLFEILLLRPLLAVKAMKTPDLIVIDGLDESGDPETMAHFLSRSLKRLPLNFRVLITSRSEGNIESYFRAILDPPFKIIQMDDPNLASKVEDDIRLYFQTHLKPHLYEKHGDDLVNKANGLFQWASVACGHLKKRPAGYTEKDCLRGLLGGREDDKKFGEGLASNLYSLYTEVLSAHFTPDKWTIVRPRFCLVMGQLLAAFESLSVDTLTELRRFNVHDDDYDDESVPAVVECMGSLMSNVTSGNHHLPVVPLHTSFRDFLISESNPHKIGLIRNQHPYGVLVPDEPNLTFSVDISTAHEELANACLGLMIHELTFNICRLESSHLLNTDVDDLHSRINRFISPALLYACRFWGDHLTRSAFSIELLEKLETFFFNKFLFWLEILSVTQNVQIAVEAITVATKWLQIGLIISDSREMTDRIRELIDMVSDGLTFVRYFGKIIAMSTPHIYVSALPFAPSSSRIYSTYSIKFPSSVTLIKGRLSHWPTMELSISVDTLIVCVEFSPDGKWIACGLLDGPICLWNSTTGAIKNTRFVGHTGQVYSVAFSPNAQHILSGSSDRTIRLWNVATGTPVGGPWTGHTGSVTCVAFSPDGRYVVSASYDCTIRVWDAATGSTIGNPVTAHTKGIRAIAFSPNGKRIVSGSGDLNVCLWTFNSAQGTILGPTVSWSVPSIVSSVAFSPNSEQIAVGCFDRNAYIWDDLSELANPVALTGHAFSVNSVKFSPDGQHLVSGSTDGKLFLWNTSTKALDGVPLIGPPGSVRSVAFSSDGQRIASIADQIILVWNANSAKHAPQTGSVPSYKLTGPVRSVAMSPSQNSPLAASGSEDGTVCLWNTETDCIVAGPLHGHTGQINWFSFSPDGERLVSASNDCTLCIWNVVDSGRMQGSPCVGHTDSVCCVCFFPDGKTIVSGSQDGDVFLWDTETGTVTERLPIDHPDAVVSMNFSQDGRQFVIGHQRGVIQVWDVLETKASMKRRFVARGDKVVINVGFISDGELIIACFIDGTATIWNSNTGDILEDSLNITDDQGTQVTSVSLSLHSPSRIAVALRDHTIIVWDWATYPLVKSLPPFKGHVGFVNSLAFSQNGDQIVSGSDDCTIRVWKVEAETVGHEELPSVDISKVDGDGWIRGVHGELIICIPQTYLPALQRPESTVAIFANNPIRLDFSKFLHGQEWYSSYSTNT